One region of Rana temporaria chromosome 9, aRanTem1.1, whole genome shotgun sequence genomic DNA includes:
- the LOC120914619 gene encoding olfactory receptor 10C1-like yields MYILTIGAHFLVVILVALDRHLHKPMYILLANFSMLEVLYTTVTIPIMLNALLTQQKEISSSSCLAQFYFLFGFGAAENCLLAVMAYDRYVAICRPLHYPTLMTGMISLKLAIGAWVSGLLAAFPPAVWISTLRFCFPNFIDHFFCDYAPLLKLSCEDTSEGEFIFMVMSWSVILGCFLLIMISYTFIVLAVLKIPSTEGQKKAFNTCASHLAVVSIFYGTVIFMYIRPTSHIRFTMDKVVSVFYCVVTPLMNPIIYCLRNQEVKVAFKKTFQMLGKYDNKVMLKAHMEERFSKKNLF; encoded by the coding sequence ATGTACATCCTCACAATCGGAGCCCATTTCCTGGTTGTCATACTAGTGGCATTGGACCGCCATCTTCACAAACCCATGTACATACTTCTGGCCAACTTCTCCATGCTGGAGGTCCTGTACACCACAGTAACTATTCCTATAATGCTCAATGCATTGTTGACCCAACAAAAAGAGATCTCTTCATCGTCATGCTTGGCCCAGTTTTATTTTCTGTTCGGCTTTGGGGCTGCAGAAAACTGTCTTCTTGCTGTGATGGCTTATGACCGATATGTGGCCATCTGCAGACCGTTGCATTATCCAACTCTGATGACTGGTATGATTAGCTTAAAACTGGCAATTGGTGCTTGGGTAAGTGGTCTCCTGGCTGCCTTCCCACCCGCTGTCTGGATCTCAACCTTGAGGTTTTGCTTTCCCAATTTTATAGACCACTTCTTTTGTGATTATGCACCTCTGCTGAAGCTCTCCTGTGAGGACACTTCGGAAGGCGAGTTTATCTTCATGGTCATGTCATGGAGTGTTATCTTGGGCTGTTTCCTTCTGATCATGATATCCTACACCTTCATTGTCCTTGCTGTCCTGAAGATCCCATCAACCGAAGGGCAAAAGAAGGCCTTTAATACATGTGCATCCCACTTAGCTGTGGTGTCCATCTTCTATGGGACAGTCATCTTCATGTACATTCGACCCACTTCCCACATCCGCTTTACAATGGACAAAGTGGTTTCTGTCTTTTACTGTGTAGTTACCCCTCTAATGAACCCCATCATATACTGTCTTCGGAACCAGGAGGTGAAGGTAGCTTTCAAGAAAACTTTTCAGATGTTGGGAAAGTATGATAATAAAGTAATGTTGAAGGCTCATATGGAAGAACGTTTCAGCAAGAAAAACTTATTTTAA